ACTCGCCTCTTTTCTGATTTTGCCTACCACAAGTCGCTGAGGACTGTCCACGAGGAGTCGGGCGATCCTGATCGCGCTGGCCCCGACTACTACAAGGACCCGCGCAACATCGGTCGGTGGACAGAGAAGAAGTTCAAGGAAATGGGCATGGAGATGCCTTCACAGGTTGAGGAGATGATCCAGGCTGCCCGCGAGGGCGAGCTTCCTGGGCCAGTGAAGGATCTTCAGCCGGGGCTAACCGAAGTCTAGTGCTGCGTCTGATTGATGCCAATGTGGATCGTGTCGGAGAGGGGCTGAGGGTTCTGGAAGATGTGGCCCGTTTCCTCCTTGATGATGCGGTGCTCAGCAGGCGACTGAAAACCCTGCGCCACAGGCTAAGCAGGGATATCCGCTCCCTGGAAGGGCAACTCCTGGCATCTCGAAGGGTCAAAGAGGATGTGGGTGCCCGCCTCGGGCGGGCCAGACCGCCTGGGGGAGCAGAAGAGCACGAAGACCTGCCTGCCCTGGTAAGAGCCAATGCCAGCAGGGTCCAGCAATCCCTCAGGGTCCTGGAAGAGTTGGCCAGGCTTTCCGATAGCCCTCTGCGGACGAAGTCAGCCGAATTCGAGGGTTGCCGCTTCGAGGTCTATGACCTGGAGCAGGAGCTGGTCGCCAGATTGCTGAGGCGGGAGAAGGCAAGCCTATTGACTGGGCTGCATTTTGTGCTCGATGACGAGAGCCTGGGGAGCGGGGATGTGGTGCGGGTGGCTGCCGAGGCTATCGGTGGGGGGGCCAAAGTAGTCCAATGGCGAGGCAAGCAGCGAAGCCGGGTGGGGCTTCTGAAAATAGCTCGCAAACTGAAGAAGGTTTGCGACCTGGGGAAGGCGCTATTCATCGTCGGCGGTTATCTGGACCTGGCTCTGGCTGCTGAAGCTGATGGCCTTCATCTCGGTCAGGGCGACCTGCCGCTATCGGAGGCGCGCCGGCTTCTGCCCATGGATAGGCTTATTGGCTGCTCTGTGACTACATTATTT
This genomic interval from Chloroflexota bacterium contains the following:
- the thiE gene encoding thiamine phosphate synthase; protein product: MLRLIDANVDRVGEGLRVLEDVARFLLDDAVLSRRLKTLRHRLSRDIRSLEGQLLASRRVKEDVGARLGRARPPGGAEEHEDLPALVRANASRVQQSLRVLEELARLSDSPLRTKSAEFEGCRFEVYDLEQELVARLLRREKASLLTGLHFVLDDESLGSGDVVRVAAEAIGGGAKVVQWRGKQRSRVGLLKIARKLKKVCDLGKALFIVGGYLDLALAAEADGLHLGQGDLPLSEARRLLPMDRLIGCSVTTLFQARRAQSQGADYVVVGPIYPTPSGGKSGLVGVDGLRRIKGAVSLPVIASGGIGLSNMGEVLEAGVDGIAVISADLGVQNTEQATRVLADRLEQLSSKGA
- a CDS encoding zinc ribbon domain-containing protein encodes the protein MPVYEFRCDSCRRKASFFVKKIGDPLPAVCPGCGSQQLTRLFSDFAYHKSLRTVHEESGDPDRAGPDYYKDPRNIGRWTEKKFKEMGMEMPSQVEEMIQAAREGELPGPVKDLQPGLTEV